Within Candidatus Neomarinimicrobiota bacterium, the genomic segment TACCGCAAAAAGGGATTGGGATTTCCCGGTACTATCTATTTTTACTACTCCAAAATTACCATAATCAGGGGTTGTAGTATCATCAATTCTCACCTGGAATTGGACCCCTGCTGCATTGAGCGTTCCGATCCTGAATTGTGAGTTGACGGTCACTTCAATGTTGGTGGTGCTTCCATCTTTGGTAAAGGAATGACTGTCGGCCGTGGTAACGAGTTTGGTCCAGTCGGTATCCACATCGACTGCAGCTTGATTCAGTCCTCCAAATTGAAAATACCGGGACTGGCCGGCATCATATTCCGCTTTGAATCCGGACACGTTAACCCCGTCTACCGTGCCGCTGACGCCAATATTTCCGTTGACATCCAGCTTCTCACCGGGGTTTGGATTATTGATCCCGATTCCTGTGGAGGTTATTACCAGGGCATCCATAAATGCATCACCATAGATGGCGAAGGGGGTAACGGTGTTGCCGCTTACCTTCACGATTTTCAGTGAATTATCATTCCAGGGGACGATATTCCACTGTTGATTTCCGTTATCCAATGACAGGGAAGGAGCATAACTTCCGGCAGTACCACGTATTTCCAGACCGCCGGTTACTCCCGACGCATTGCCCGTAATTCCCGGTTCACGAATGATTGTTTTGCCACTCACCTCTAACAGCACCTGTGGGGTTGTAGTCCCAATGCCAATGTTTCCCGTCTCTGTCACGGTTAATGAGGTATCCTGTGCCAACCCTGTTCCGGCTACCACAAGCATCCCCAGTAAGATAAAGAACGATACTCTGATGTAATTCATACTTATCTCCTGCTTTCTTTACGCCCCTGTGATATGATTATACAGAACTACTTAAAATCTCTGACAATTTTGCGTGCCTGGAATTCGAAAAAGGTATTTGCTTAAATTGGAGATATTTCCTGTCAGTTGACACAATCCATCTTAATCGTGACAAAGCTTATCACGTAATTTGACCACAGTCAATCCCTGAATACGGAATGTGATTTGGGTTAAATCTGGGAAGCACTTAACGTGGAAAAATCGGGCCGTGAAGTTTTGGAAACCATTTCGGAGTACCTGGTTAAATTTTCCCCGGGTTGTTCTTAGCAGGGGAACTATTCTTTTCTTGTTTATAATCTGCTCAGGTAATATCATGGTTGAAGGAACAAATATTGCGTAATAACCAAACTATGAGAGAGTAATTGTGGGTCAGAATAAACCGGTTCAGGATACAGCGAAAGCCCCGGTTCAAAGCGATGAGGCCACGGGCAGAACTATCGCTGTAGTGGAGGACGACGAAAAGATTGCTCACATGCTTGAAGCCATGTTGGAGAGTGACGGGTATGAGGTGCTGCTCCATAATAATACCGAAAGCTGCCTGGCCGAAATCCATAACCGCGATTGTGACCTGGTTATTACCGATTTAAAGCTTCCGGACGGCAGCGGCTTCGATATTCTGAGAGAGGTGAAACGGTTTCGGCCGGAAACAATGGTGATTTTTATCACCGCGTTTGGCACCGTGGAAAATGCCGTGGATGCCATGAAAAGCGGCGCTTACGATTTCATCCCCAAACCGATCGGGAAAGACGAACTGCTTCTTACCGTCCACAAGGCACTCCGGTTTCGTGAACTCAAAATGGAGAACCGGCTGCTGCGGAATCAGCTGTCTGAGAAGTATAGTTTTGACCGGATTGTCGGCAAAAGCGTGGTGATGCAGAAGGTTTTTTCACTGTTGAGCAAGGTGGCGAACAGCGATTCCACAGTGCTTCTGACCGGCGAGACCGGCACCGGCAAAGAACTGGCCGCCCGCGCCATTCATTACAATAGTCCCCGAAAAGAGGGACCGTTCATCCCCGTTGATTGCAGCGCAATTCCCAAGGATTTGGTTGCCAGCGAGCTCTTTGGCCACAAGCAGGGCAGTTTTACCGGCGCAACCGGTGATCAGAAAGGGAAGTTCGTCCTCGCTGACGGTGGAACCATTCTGCTCGATGAAGTGGGGGAGATCCCCCAGAATGTGCAGGTGCAATTGTTGCGGGTATTGCAGCAGCGGAAAGTGACTCCCATTGGGCACGATAATGAAATCCCGGTCGACGTCCGGATAATCGCCGCCACCAACCGGGATCTCGAAGAGGCCGTCGAGTCCGGTGCGTTCAGAGAAGATCTGTATTTCCGGCTGAACGTTTTTCCCGTGCATATGCCGCCGCTCAGAGATCGCCGGGAAGATATCCCCCTGCTCGTGGACCATTTCCTGCAAAAACATGCCCCGGATGAAGATATTAAGGTCACCCAGGAGGCCTTCAATCAGCTGTTCGAATACGGGTATCCCGGAAATGTGCGGGAGCTGGAAAATATTATTGAACGCGCACTCATCCTCAGCGAAGGCGGCGATATCTATCCGGAGCATCTCCCGGACAGCATTGGTGGACAGAAGAATTCAAAAGCGGGCAACCTGGAATTGCAAATCCCTGATACTGGTATCTCCCTGGAGCAAATCGAAAAAGATTTAATAACAAAAGCGCTGGACAAAGCAAAAGGGAACCAGACCAGGGCGGCGGAACTACTGGATATCTCCCGCCAGACGCTTATTTATCGTATGGAAAAATACAACCTCCGAACCGATTCCTGATGCCGTAATCCTCCTCTATTAATTTCCTTTTTGTGTCGCATTTCCAACACTTTGTGGCAAATTCAACAGTAATTAACTAAATGGCGTTTTTACAGCATCCTCCTGATGCCTGTATTTAGGCGGTTTCAGACTACCGGTCCTGCTGGAATGTGATTTGTATAGAGCTACATACTCAGGTAGCAACATCGCTGAAAAGCTGACAGGGCAGTCGAATATGATTCGAAACAAGGAGGAGCGAGTATGAAATCAAAATATACGACAAATTTTTATCACTGGTTTGGCACAGCGCTGTCAATGCTGCTTGCCGGACTTATTAGTCTGACTTTTCCCGGAGATGTGCAGGCCCAGGATTACGATGAGGTCTATACAGTTACAGTGGTCACTAAGACCTCAGAACATCCTCACTTTGAAGAGGGATATAGTGAAGGATATGCCATCGATGGAACTGAAGGGGCTGAAATAACCCTGACGCGCGGGAATACTTATGCATTTGTTATGGATAACGTTCCCTCGTTTCATCCGTTTTATATCACGACCAATGAAGTCGGTAACGGCGACGGTGAGTATAACAATGGGGTCACCAATAACGGGGCTGACGGTACTGACACACTGACCTTTACTCCACCGTCCGATGCCCCTGATTTGCTCTACTATCAGTGTGTGAACCACGATTACATGGGATACAGGATCAATATACAGGATCCGGTCTCCATGAGTTTTACTGCCAGGCTTTCCGGCAGCAGCGAAGTGCCGTCAGTCGCTACGACGGGATCCGGAATGGTGACGGCTCAACTTGAAGGCGACAGCCTGTTCCTGAGCGGCACTTTCGAAGGACTGAGCAGTGACTTTAACGCGAATATTGGCGGCGGTTCGCATCTGCACCTGGCACCGGCAGGTTCGAATGGTGGCGTTGAAATTCCGCTGAATGTATCCGTGAATGCCGATATGCGCAGCGGAACGTTTGTGGAAGCAGACAATAGTTTTGAACTATCCTCAGAACAGAAATCAGCTCTTATGGCCAGGAAATTCTATGTGAATATTCACACGGTGGATCATCCGGCCGGCGAGCTGCGCGGACAGCTATTGCGAGCGGATGCTGATGCACATTTCGAGGCGATCCTGACCGCGGGCAGCCAGACGCACCGGGTGAATTCGAATGCGATGGGCGGCGCCGTGGCCGAACTCCACGGTGATAGTCTCTGGATGAGTGGCTCATTTCACGGGCTGGAAAGCGACTTTAATGCGGATGTCGGTGGCGGAACCCATCTGCACATGGCGCCGGCAGGACAGGCAGGCAGCGTGACAATCGCCCTGAATGCGGATGTCAGCAGCGATGTGCGCAGCGGAACGTATGAAATCACTGAGAACCGGTATGAGCTCACAACCGAACAGAAGACAGCACTCATGGCCAGAGAACTGTATGTCAATGTTCATACGGTAACCTACGGCGCCGGTGAATTGCGTGGGCAGCTGGTTCCGCGATCCGATGCGTACTTCGAAGGGCTGTTCTCCGGTGCCGCCGAGGTCGGCCCGGTAGAAACAACCGGGACAGGAGCCGTCTTCGCCGAAGTTCGCGGTGACAGTCTGTTCCTGACCGGATCATTTATGAATCTTTCCAGTGACTTTGATGCAAATGTGGGCGGCGGTTCGCACCTGCATCTCGCGCCGGTCGGTTCGAATGGTGGCGTTGAGATTGCGTTGAACGCCACAACCAGTTCGGATCTCAGGAGTGGAACGTATGCGGTCTCTGATAACAGCTACGAGCTGACAGCAGACCAGAAAACGGCGCTCATGAACCGGGAACTATACGCGAACGTTCATACGGCAGCCCACGGTGCCGGAGAAATCCGGGCCCAGCTATTGCCGGTGTCGAATCTCTATTTTCAGGGTACGTTGTCCGGCATGAACGAAGTAGATCCGGATACCAGCAGCGGCATGGGCGGAGTCGCAGCCGAATTGCGCGGTACAGAACTCACACTGACCGGATCGTTTAGTGGATTGATCAGTGACTTTAACAGTGATATCGCTGGCGGTTCGCATCTCCACATCGCGGGCGCGGACCAAAACGGCGGCATTGCCTTCGCGCTCAATGCAAATACCTCTTCAGATCTGCGAAGCGGAGTGTACGCGGCGAATGAAAATACGTTCACTCTGTCTCCGGATACCGCCTCGATGCTCCGTAACGAAATGATGTACGCGAATATTCACAGTGAAACGTATGCACCAGGCGAACTGCGCGGCCAGCTGCTGCTCAGTCCGAATATGGCGCCGGATTCCTCGATGATTACCTTGCCACAGGATGGCGCATCGCTGACAATCGAGGGCACTGTGACTGACAGCCTGCAATTTCAGTGGGAAGAAGCGGACGATCCCAACGGTAATGAAGTTGTGTACATCTATCAGCTCTCCACTGACGGAAGTTTCAGTAATGAAAACCTGGCAGTTAACTTCAACGCAGGCGCGACCAGTGAAATGGCTGTTTCGTATCCCGAAGTGGATTCGCTGCTGAGTGATCTAACCGTATCGGCGAACGACTCTGTCGAACTCTATCATAGGATTATTACTTCAGATGGCAGTCAACGCACCACCGGAGAAGCAAGCATGATGACGCTGGTCCGGGGATCGATCACGAATACCAAAGACGAACCGGACGAACTACCGGATAGTTACTCGTTGTATGAGAACTATCCGAATCCGTTTAACCCTGTAACGACAATCAAATACTCATTGCCTGAGAGATCGCAGGTACAGATCACGATTTACGATGTCCTGGGACGGCGGGTCGTAACACTTGTGAATAAAGTGCAGGAGCCCGGTCAGTATTCCATCAAATGGAATGCAAAAGATCGGTACGGAGGTGCAGTGAGTACTGGAGTGTACTTTTACCGGATTCATGCCGGAGACTACGAGTCGATCAAGAAGATGGTCTATCTCAAATAAAAGAATGGGAGAGAGAAAGTAAACGGGGATGGGGCTATTTCATTTCTCCATCCCCGTTATTCATTGGGCAAAGTAATCTTGAGTAATCAAGCATTGAAATACGGTAATATAACCATAGCATATTTCATCGCGATAGCCATGATGCTGACTTCTCTGAACGGACAAAATTTACAACGAGGACATTCGCATCCGGA encodes:
- a CDS encoding sigma-54 dependent transcriptional regulator — its product is MLEAMLESDGYEVLLHNNTESCLAEIHNRDCDLVITDLKLPDGSGFDILREVKRFRPETMVIFITAFGTVENAVDAMKSGAYDFIPKPIGKDELLLTVHKALRFRELKMENRLLRNQLSEKYSFDRIVGKSVVMQKVFSLLSKVANSDSTVLLTGETGTGKELAARAIHYNSPRKEGPFIPVDCSAIPKDLVASELFGHKQGSFTGATGDQKGKFVLADGGTILLDEVGEIPQNVQVQLLRVLQQRKVTPIGHDNEIPVDVRIIAATNRDLEEAVESGAFREDLYFRLNVFPVHMPPLRDRREDIPLLVDHFLQKHAPDEDIKVTQEAFNQLFEYGYPGNVRELENIIERALILSEGGDIYPEHLPDSIGGQKNSKAGNLELQIPDTGISLEQIEKDLITKALDKAKGNQTRAAELLDISRQTLIYRMEKYNLRTDS
- a CDS encoding CHRD domain-containing protein is translated as MKSKYTTNFYHWFGTALSMLLAGLISLTFPGDVQAQDYDEVYTVTVVTKTSEHPHFEEGYSEGYAIDGTEGAEITLTRGNTYAFVMDNVPSFHPFYITTNEVGNGDGEYNNGVTNNGADGTDTLTFTPPSDAPDLLYYQCVNHDYMGYRINIQDPVSMSFTARLSGSSEVPSVATTGSGMVTAQLEGDSLFLSGTFEGLSSDFNANIGGGSHLHLAPAGSNGGVEIPLNVSVNADMRSGTFVEADNSFELSSEQKSALMARKFYVNIHTVDHPAGELRGQLLRADADAHFEAILTAGSQTHRVNSNAMGGAVAELHGDSLWMSGSFHGLESDFNADVGGGTHLHMAPAGQAGSVTIALNADVSSDVRSGTYEITENRYELTTEQKTALMARELYVNVHTVTYGAGELRGQLVPRSDAYFEGLFSGAAEVGPVETTGTGAVFAEVRGDSLFLTGSFMNLSSDFDANVGGGSHLHLAPVGSNGGVEIALNATTSSDLRSGTYAVSDNSYELTADQKTALMNRELYANVHTAAHGAGEIRAQLLPVSNLYFQGTLSGMNEVDPDTSSGMGGVAAELRGTELTLTGSFSGLISDFNSDIAGGSHLHIAGADQNGGIAFALNANTSSDLRSGVYAANENTFTLSPDTASMLRNEMMYANIHSETYAPGELRGQLLLSPNMAPDSSMITLPQDGASLTIEGTVTDSLQFQWEEADDPNGNEVVYIYQLSTDGSFSNENLAVNFNAGATSEMAVSYPEVDSLLSDLTVSANDSVELYHRIITSDGSQRTTGEASMMTLVRGSITNTKDEPDELPDSYSLYENYPNPFNPVTTIKYSLPERSQVQITIYDVLGRRVVTLVNKVQEPGQYSIKWNAKDRYGGAVSTGVYFYRIHAGDYESIKKMVYLK